A portion of the Cryptomeria japonica chromosome 5, Sugi_1.0, whole genome shotgun sequence genome contains these proteins:
- the LOC131035742 gene encoding uncharacterized protein LOC131035742, whose amino-acid sequence MVGSTVAVKKLWKSLLTSVTTSRRVVKQKLKKKRFGIGSAKRRREKYGHYNFSDDDETTSRFRKRLRKWKIKGMSCLNGRADIESGNAQFVYVTDLYRPPSSFTVDCHDPGVKSEEPRKGIQDALFMPHTQNNTFGRSGDVKMKAAECSSSRGTVSSSKTELKGLCCEESEKGRRKKIDMSEFGEEVDSDAELFIAKFYDQIRLQRQKSIVEYGQMLDRGTSSS is encoded by the coding sequence ATGGTGGGAAGCACAGTAGCAGTGAAAAAACTATGGAAATCTCTACTGACCTCTGTAACTACAAGCAGGAGAGTGGTGAAACAGAAGCTGAAGAAGAAAAGATTCGGAATTGGATCTGCCAAAAGGCGTAGAGAGAAATATGGTCATTACAACTTCTCGGATGATGATGAAACTACAAGCCGATTCAGAAAAAGACTGCGCAAGTGGAAAATAAAAGGCATGTCCTGCTTGAATGGGAGAGCTGATATCGAATCCGGGAATGCCCAATTTGTGTACGTGACAGATCTCTACCGTCCGCCATCGTCTTTCACAGTGGATTGCCATGATCCAGGTGTCAAATCTGAGGAGCCTCGTAAAGGAATCCAAGATGCCCTTTTTATGCCCCACACACAGAATAACACATTTGGGAGATCTGGTGATGTGAAAATGAAGGCGGCAGAGTGTTCATCTTCAAGGGGAACAGTTTCATCATCCAAGACAGAATTGAAGGGCTTGTGCTGCGAGGAATCGGAGAAAGGCAGGAGGAAGAAAATTGACATGAGTGAGTTTGGAGAGGAAGTGGATAGTGATGCAGAGTTGTTTATTGCTAAGTTCTATGATCAAATTAGGTTGCAGAGGCAGAAATCTATAGTTGAATATGGGCAGATGCTGGACAGAGGCACTAGTTCCAGCTAG